The following are from one region of the Plutella xylostella chromosome 21, ilPluXylo3.1, whole genome shotgun sequence genome:
- the LOC125488446 gene encoding uncharacterized protein LOC125488446 isoform X1 — MSDSQCDLRLKQELETPEIAREKVNEIPLDNLCRAIDTAVHSDIESDDGTVVIKQEDRSSDDDDDDDDDDDRTQDPQNEQDVPLLKTATKRPSSLISTGIENIVTTEDLKKKRKRGKRGGKKLNKNRKRCVAVWPQLVKSQFEQSQGVTPQGHSDQNFAVNMSDNQCDLQLKQELETPEKVNEISLDNLCRAIDTAVQSDIDSDDGTVVIKQEDRSSDDDQYDDDDRTRDPQNEQDVSLPKTATKRPSSLISTGIENNVATEGLKAKRRRIKRGGNKLNKECCVAVWNFPPIWTEAEIITSISDAFPNTDLVSFEVLDHGSSNVKVAYMRFNSKEESKEAYLNFRFGAEADGQELHVRRGKPTLRNKIVKGKLFLETKSEDTTTARLSSHFSEDESDENTSDDDDDRRSKDIWDEDPSGTYGLSQEYLNAIKVKPPLTQWVHISNFSCTAPRLKHILSLAGRVLICDIKKSNITTKFQVAKAKFSHPIEAAQAVSMFNGTHLDGRALSVVIDRSSSSIKELLPAGITKLGPGFGINGEPEADIVRKCQRYFQGKKVDINPQLFSANQDLRCDNPTRTMVQDDNNMRTVNAYIKDLIDKDIKIDSIINALKSIETPNVVGGNSNINEVTNVGHGSASPQTQDCNNTTPNTPQVQIDNSTLQSKSHQTTILSANNVSIKFTPRMGNNRAVTNDNIPAPLQGNVVSPNIIRHDTNRMQTPEWSETGENVIRPEHEVVSRHNIEHPIKQEIIDIKQEIIDPETNMDGPENGGTPPVLNMTGSSCIDK, encoded by the exons ATGTCTG ATAGTCAATGTGACCTTCGACTGAAGCAGGAGCTTGAAACCCCTGAGATAGCACGTGAGAAAGTCAACGAAATTCCACTGGATAACCTCTGCAGAGCTATTGATACTGCAGTGCATTCTGATATTGAGTCAGATGATGGTACTGTGGTGATAAAACAAGAGGATAGATcatctgatgatgatgatgatgatgatgatgatgatgacagaaCTCAAGATCCACAAAATGAACAGGATGTACCATTACTGAAAACTGCAACAAAAAGACCATCTAGCCTTATAAGTActggtattgaaaatattgtaACAACCGAGGACTTAAAAAAGAAA aGGAAAAGGGGTAAAAGGGGAGGTAAAAAACTCAATAAAAATAGGAAGCGCTGTGTTGCGGTCTGGCCTCAGTTAGTAAAATCTCAATTTGAACAGTCTCAGGGTGTTACACCACAAGGACATTCTGACCAGAACTTCGCGGTTAATATGTCTG ATAATCAATGTGACCTTCAGCTGAAGCAGGAGCTTGAAACCCCTGAGAAAGTCAACGAAATTTCACTGGATAACCTCTGCAGAGCTATAGATACTGCAGTGCAGTCTGATATTGACTCAGATGATGGTACTGTGGTGATAAAACAAGAGGATAGATCATCTGATGATGACcagtatgatgatgatgacagaaCTCGAGATCCACAAAATGAACAGGATGTATCATTACCAAAAACTGCAACAAAAAGACCATCTAGCCTTATAAGTActggtattgaaaataatgtaGCAACCGAGGGCTTAAAAGCGAAA aGGAGAAGGATCAAAAGGGGAGGTAATAAACTCAATAAGGAGTGCTGTGTTGCGGTCTGGAATTTTCCACCAATCTGGACTGAAGCTGAAATAATTACATCTATTTCAGATGCG ttTCCTAATACTGATCTAGTATCTTTTGAAGTTTTGGATCATGGTTCATCGAATGTAAAGGTGGCATACATGAGGTTTAACAGTAAAGAGGAATCCAAGGAGGCCTATTTGAACTTTCGCTTTGGTGCTGAAGCTGATGGGCAAGAGCTCCATGTCAGAAGAGGAAAAC CAACTTTGAGGAATAAAATCGTTAAGGGAAAATTGTTTCTGGAAACCAAATCTGAAGACACAACTACAGCTAGATTGAG cTCTCATTTTAGCGAGGACGAAAGTGACGAGAATACTTCGGATGACGACGATGATAGAAGAAGTAAAGACATTTGGGATGAAGATCCGTCAGGAACGTATGGCTTGAGCCAGGAatatttaaatgcaataaaagTGAAGCCGCCTCTCACCCAATGGGTTCATATAAGTAAT ttttCGTGCACCGCACCTCGgcttaaacatattttatcgCTGGCTGGCAGAGTGCTGATCTGCGACATTAAAAAGAGtaatataacaacaaaatttcAAGTTGCTAAAGCCAAGTTCAGTCATCCCATCGAAGCTGCTCAG GCAGTGTCTATGTTCAATGGCACACATTTAGACGGTAGAGCTCTTAGTGTAGTCATTGATCGTAGCTCATCTTCCATTAAAGAACTCCTACCAGCTGGTATAACCAAACTTGGTCCTGGATTTGGAATAAATGGGGAACCAGAGGCTGACATTGTAAGAAAGTGCCAAAGATATTTTCAGGGCAAAAAAGTTGACATAAATCCACAATTATTTTCAGCCAATCAAGACCTTAGATGTGACAACCCAACACGAACTATGGTTCaggatgataataatatgaggaCGGTCAATGCTTATATTAAGGACTTGATAGATAAAGACATTAAAATAGACAGCATAATTAATGCTCTAAAGAGCATCGAAACACCGAATGTAGTTGGTGGAAATTCAAACATAAACGAAGTCACTAATGTCGGTCACGGTAGTGCTTCCCCACAAACGCAAGATTGTAATAATACTACACCCAACACTCCGCAAGTACAAATAGATAACTCTACACTACAAAGCAAATCACATCAAACTACGATCTTAAGTGCTAATAATGTGTCTATTAAATTTACTCCTAGAATGGGGAATAATAGAGCAGTCACTAATGATAATATCCCGGCGCCTTTACAAGGAAATGTGGTTAGTCCAAATATAATAAGACATGACACAAACAGAATGCAGACCCCAGAGTGGTCAGAAACAGGTGAAAACGTTATAAGACCGGAACATGAGGTAGTATCTCGACATAATATAGAGCATCCTATTAAACAAGAGATAATAGATATTAAACAAGAAATAATAGACCCAGAAACAAACATGGATGGCCCTGAAAATGGAGGTACGCCTCCTGTATTAAATATGACGGGATCCAGttgtattgataaataa
- the LOC125488446 gene encoding uncharacterized protein LOC125488446 isoform X2 produces the protein MSDSQCDLRLKQELETPEIAREKVNEIPLDNLCRAIDTAVHSDIESDDGTVVIKQEDRSSDDDDDDDDDDDRTQDPQNEQDVPLLKTATKRPSSLISTGIENIVTTEDLKKKRKRGKRGGKKLNKNRKRCVAVWPQLVKSQFEQSQGVTPQGHSDQNFAVNMSDNQCDLQLKQELETPEKVNEISLDNLCRAIDTAVQSDIDSDDGTVVIKQEDRSSDDDQYDDDDRTRDPQNEQDVSLPKTATKRPSSLISTGIENNVATEGLKAKRRRIKRGGNKLNKECCVAVWNFPPIWTEAEIITSISDAFPNTDLVSFEVLDHGSSNVKVAYMRFNSKEESKEAYLNFRFGAEADGQELHVRRGKPTLRNKIVKGKLFLETKSEDTTTARLSEDESDENTSDDDDDRRSKDIWDEDPSGTYGLSQEYLNAIKVKPPLTQWVHISNFSCTAPRLKHILSLAGRVLICDIKKSNITTKFQVAKAKFSHPIEAAQAVSMFNGTHLDGRALSVVIDRSSSSIKELLPAGITKLGPGFGINGEPEADIVRKCQRYFQGKKVDINPQLFSANQDLRCDNPTRTMVQDDNNMRTVNAYIKDLIDKDIKIDSIINALKSIETPNVVGGNSNINEVTNVGHGSASPQTQDCNNTTPNTPQVQIDNSTLQSKSHQTTILSANNVSIKFTPRMGNNRAVTNDNIPAPLQGNVVSPNIIRHDTNRMQTPEWSETGENVIRPEHEVVSRHNIEHPIKQEIIDIKQEIIDPETNMDGPENGGTPPVLNMTGSSCIDK, from the exons ATGTCTG ATAGTCAATGTGACCTTCGACTGAAGCAGGAGCTTGAAACCCCTGAGATAGCACGTGAGAAAGTCAACGAAATTCCACTGGATAACCTCTGCAGAGCTATTGATACTGCAGTGCATTCTGATATTGAGTCAGATGATGGTACTGTGGTGATAAAACAAGAGGATAGATcatctgatgatgatgatgatgatgatgatgatgatgacagaaCTCAAGATCCACAAAATGAACAGGATGTACCATTACTGAAAACTGCAACAAAAAGACCATCTAGCCTTATAAGTActggtattgaaaatattgtaACAACCGAGGACTTAAAAAAGAAA aGGAAAAGGGGTAAAAGGGGAGGTAAAAAACTCAATAAAAATAGGAAGCGCTGTGTTGCGGTCTGGCCTCAGTTAGTAAAATCTCAATTTGAACAGTCTCAGGGTGTTACACCACAAGGACATTCTGACCAGAACTTCGCGGTTAATATGTCTG ATAATCAATGTGACCTTCAGCTGAAGCAGGAGCTTGAAACCCCTGAGAAAGTCAACGAAATTTCACTGGATAACCTCTGCAGAGCTATAGATACTGCAGTGCAGTCTGATATTGACTCAGATGATGGTACTGTGGTGATAAAACAAGAGGATAGATCATCTGATGATGACcagtatgatgatgatgacagaaCTCGAGATCCACAAAATGAACAGGATGTATCATTACCAAAAACTGCAACAAAAAGACCATCTAGCCTTATAAGTActggtattgaaaataatgtaGCAACCGAGGGCTTAAAAGCGAAA aGGAGAAGGATCAAAAGGGGAGGTAATAAACTCAATAAGGAGTGCTGTGTTGCGGTCTGGAATTTTCCACCAATCTGGACTGAAGCTGAAATAATTACATCTATTTCAGATGCG ttTCCTAATACTGATCTAGTATCTTTTGAAGTTTTGGATCATGGTTCATCGAATGTAAAGGTGGCATACATGAGGTTTAACAGTAAAGAGGAATCCAAGGAGGCCTATTTGAACTTTCGCTTTGGTGCTGAAGCTGATGGGCAAGAGCTCCATGTCAGAAGAGGAAAAC CAACTTTGAGGAATAAAATCGTTAAGGGAAAATTGTTTCTGGAAACCAAATCTGAAGACACAACTACAGCTAGATTGAG CGAGGACGAAAGTGACGAGAATACTTCGGATGACGACGATGATAGAAGAAGTAAAGACATTTGGGATGAAGATCCGTCAGGAACGTATGGCTTGAGCCAGGAatatttaaatgcaataaaagTGAAGCCGCCTCTCACCCAATGGGTTCATATAAGTAAT ttttCGTGCACCGCACCTCGgcttaaacatattttatcgCTGGCTGGCAGAGTGCTGATCTGCGACATTAAAAAGAGtaatataacaacaaaatttcAAGTTGCTAAAGCCAAGTTCAGTCATCCCATCGAAGCTGCTCAG GCAGTGTCTATGTTCAATGGCACACATTTAGACGGTAGAGCTCTTAGTGTAGTCATTGATCGTAGCTCATCTTCCATTAAAGAACTCCTACCAGCTGGTATAACCAAACTTGGTCCTGGATTTGGAATAAATGGGGAACCAGAGGCTGACATTGTAAGAAAGTGCCAAAGATATTTTCAGGGCAAAAAAGTTGACATAAATCCACAATTATTTTCAGCCAATCAAGACCTTAGATGTGACAACCCAACACGAACTATGGTTCaggatgataataatatgaggaCGGTCAATGCTTATATTAAGGACTTGATAGATAAAGACATTAAAATAGACAGCATAATTAATGCTCTAAAGAGCATCGAAACACCGAATGTAGTTGGTGGAAATTCAAACATAAACGAAGTCACTAATGTCGGTCACGGTAGTGCTTCCCCACAAACGCAAGATTGTAATAATACTACACCCAACACTCCGCAAGTACAAATAGATAACTCTACACTACAAAGCAAATCACATCAAACTACGATCTTAAGTGCTAATAATGTGTCTATTAAATTTACTCCTAGAATGGGGAATAATAGAGCAGTCACTAATGATAATATCCCGGCGCCTTTACAAGGAAATGTGGTTAGTCCAAATATAATAAGACATGACACAAACAGAATGCAGACCCCAGAGTGGTCAGAAACAGGTGAAAACGTTATAAGACCGGAACATGAGGTAGTATCTCGACATAATATAGAGCATCCTATTAAACAAGAGATAATAGATATTAAACAAGAAATAATAGACCCAGAAACAAACATGGATGGCCCTGAAAATGGAGGTACGCCTCCTGTATTAAATATGACGGGATCCAGttgtattgataaataa
- the LOC105393911 gene encoding survival motor neuron protein: MSKGEVLYVKGMNLSNQSVSEYDEEEEDVWDDKKLNEAYDKAVNMANAEIAKRIAMSTNKKQNTVPSREVKLPKVKKSEGPSKSKSSKSNKEATSAWKVGMPCRAIYEGDGTEYEAFLLRIINDKECIVRFLGYENSEIVSLDTLKPSLGKRERAQQIQEALSANDELLEGEDKPKVEQMECDSNRANSASSTDRSHNRKKKSPKKKDNRKQGNLPFPFIPNLSMPLPDMEMDMPFPPPPVTLPGDKPLSERSAVHSMLLSWYMSGYYTGMYHAMTKAKESNRSD, translated from the exons atgtcCAAAGGAGAAGTTTTATACGTAAAGGGAATGAACTTG TCTAATCAGTCCGTATCTGAATATGATGAAGAAGAAGAGGATGTTTGGGACGACAAGAAACTTAATGAGGCCTATGACAAAGCAGTAAACATGGCCAATGCAGAGATTGCCAAAAGAATTGCCATGAGCACCAATAAGAAGCAGAACACAG TTCCTTCAAGAGAGGTCAAGCTGCCAAAGGTGAAGAAAAGTGAAGGTCCAAGTAAATCTAAGTCCTCTAAGAGTAACAAGGAGGCCACATCAGCGTGGAAGGTGGGAATGCCATGTCGGGCTATCTACGAAGGTGATGGCACAGAATATGAAGCATTTCTGCTACGCATCATCAATGATAAGGAATGCATAGTGCGATTTTTGG GTTACGAGAATTCAGAGATAGTATCACTAGACACACTAAAGCCGTCGCTCGGCAAGCGGGAGCGCGCGCAGCAGATACAAGAGGCTCTGAGTGCTAACGATGAGCTGTTGGAGGGCGAAGACAAGCCTAAAGTGGAACAGATGGAGTGCGACAGCAACCGCGCCAACAGCGCTTCTAGTACAG ACCGATCTCACAATAGAAAAAAGAAGTCTCCTAAAAAGAAAGACAACCGGAAGCAGGGGAATCTGCCATTTCCTTTCATCCCAAACTTgagt ATGCCTCTCCCGGATATGGAAATGGACATGCCATTTCCGCCGCCCCCCGTGACCCTCCCTGGAGACAAGCCTCTGTCGGAGCGAAGCGCCGTGCACTCCATGCTGCTGAGCTGGTACATGAGCGGCTATTACACGGGAATGTATCACGCGATGACGAA